One Desulforhopalus sp. DNA segment encodes these proteins:
- a CDS encoding DMT family transporter: MNIAAILSAILAALFMGTIGVFSRKTGLDAEVITFFRLLFGAGFLVILLLVTRRLRLLLVWPTWPVLINGLMLAGFIIFYIQAMNLTTMANSIMVLYLAPLVATIFAHFFLGERLNGTSILLISTALFGFAMMMEFRIDFSSGTNHLLGLGFAGLGMACYATFILINRTIDSAIHSYTRTFYQLLVGALCMVPLLMRGLPVITESHWLWLAGVGFFPGFLGILLAVVALERLPAATYGTLSYLEPIFVVFLGWILFAEHLNPLQLAGCALILASGAVMGYLTARGSGAGSRVHTVPLDAEH, from the coding sequence ATGAATATTGCTGCAATACTGTCCGCCATTCTCGCCGCCCTATTTATGGGGACGATCGGCGTTTTTTCGCGCAAGACCGGACTGGACGCCGAGGTCATCACCTTTTTCCGGCTGTTGTTCGGCGCCGGCTTTTTAGTCATCCTGCTGCTGGTTACCCGGCGGCTGCGCCTGCTGCTGGTCTGGCCGACCTGGCCGGTGCTCATCAACGGCCTGATGCTCGCCGGATTTATCATCTTTTACATCCAGGCAATGAACCTGACGACCATGGCCAACTCGATCATGGTCCTCTACCTCGCCCCGCTCGTGGCGACGATCTTTGCCCATTTCTTCCTCGGCGAAAGGCTGAACGGCACGAGTATTCTGCTCATTTCTACGGCCCTGTTCGGTTTTGCGATGATGATGGAGTTCCGGATAGATTTCTCATCCGGCACTAACCACCTCCTCGGCCTCGGCTTCGCCGGCCTCGGCATGGCCTGCTACGCCACCTTTATCCTCATCAACCGCACCATCGACAGCGCCATCCACAGCTACACCCGGACCTTTTACCAGCTGCTGGTTGGCGCCCTGTGCATGGTGCCGCTACTCATGCGCGGCCTGCCGGTCATCACCGAGAGCCATTGGCTGTGGCTGGCCGGAGTCGGCTTCTTTCCCGGCTTTCTCGGCATCCTCCTGGCCGTCGTCGCCCTGGAACGGCTGCCGGCTGCGACCTACGGCACCCTCTCCTACCTCGAGCCGATCTTCGTGGTCTTCCTCGGCTGGATACTCTTCGCCGAACATCTCAACCCCCTGCAGCTGGCCGGCTGTGCGCTCATCCTCGCAAGCGGCGCGGTCATGGGCTACCTCACCGCCCGCGGGAGCGGTGCAGGAAGCCGCGTTCATACAGTGCCGCTGGATGCTGAGCACTGA
- a CDS encoding radical SAM protein, translating to MLIIHPPLTKGCEPPAALAYLSAALTAHGEPCTLCDMNIEGLEYLLHSAQPAADTWSARAFNHLDSNLATLRSLQGYSNVDRYRRAIADINRVMAIAGNSQNLQLSLGNYQDNGRSPLSSADLRLAAAEYRKNIFFPYFSTRIDELCDQENPSHIGFSLSYLSQALCTFAMIGYLRARHPHRRIVVGGGLVTTWLSNPDWCNPFADLVDSFFAGPGEAPLLQLLGLAQKAEHVRPDYRQLHRYPYLAPGFILPYTTSSGCFWKKCNFCPETSENNRYHQVPAESVVADLQGLVRETSPVLIHLLDNAISPGTLRALTEHPPGAPWYGFVRIEDVLADRDFCHRLRAAGCVMLKLGLESGDQDVLDSMNKGIDLNRAAIVLENLRAAGIASYVYLLFGTPTETLPAAERTRQFIEEHHQAIGYLNLAIFNLPIGSEATTRLAITDFYSGDLSIYRSFTHPLGWNRAEVRRYLDAVFKRSPTIAEILRRDPPFFTSNHAPFMQLVSKDEGQF from the coding sequence ATGCTGATCATCCATCCACCGCTCACCAAGGGCTGCGAACCACCGGCCGCCCTCGCTTACCTGTCCGCCGCCCTGACTGCGCATGGCGAACCGTGCACACTCTGCGACATGAATATCGAGGGCCTGGAGTATCTGCTGCACAGCGCCCAGCCGGCCGCCGACACCTGGTCGGCGCGCGCCTTCAATCACCTGGATAGCAACCTTGCCACCCTGCGGAGCCTGCAAGGCTACAGCAACGTTGACCGGTACCGGCGGGCGATTGCCGATATCAACCGGGTCATGGCGATTGCCGGCAACTCTCAAAACCTCCAGCTGTCTCTTGGCAATTATCAGGACAACGGCAGGTCGCCGCTTAGTAGCGCCGACCTTCGCCTGGCGGCGGCGGAATACCGGAAAAACATCTTCTTCCCCTATTTCAGCACAAGAATCGACGAGCTGTGCGACCAGGAAAACCCTAGCCACATCGGTTTTTCCCTCAGCTATCTCAGCCAGGCCCTGTGCACCTTCGCGATGATCGGCTATCTTCGGGCAAGACACCCGCACCGCCGGATCGTCGTCGGTGGCGGCCTGGTCACCACCTGGCTCAGCAATCCCGACTGGTGCAACCCCTTCGCCGATCTGGTTGATTCGTTTTTTGCAGGCCCTGGAGAAGCGCCACTGCTGCAGCTGCTCGGCCTTGCGCAGAAAGCGGAGCACGTCCGGCCGGACTACCGGCAGCTGCACCGCTATCCCTATCTTGCCCCCGGCTTCATCCTGCCCTACACCACCTCTTCCGGCTGCTTCTGGAAAAAATGCAATTTCTGCCCGGAAACCAGCGAAAACAATCGCTATCATCAGGTGCCGGCGGAGTCGGTAGTGGCCGATCTGCAGGGTCTTGTCCGGGAGACCTCGCCGGTGCTCATCCACCTCCTCGACAACGCCATCAGCCCGGGCACCCTCCGCGCCCTCACTGAGCATCCGCCGGGGGCGCCGTGGTACGGTTTTGTCCGCATCGAGGACGTCCTTGCCGACCGCGATTTTTGCCACCGTCTGCGAGCGGCGGGCTGCGTCATGCTGAAACTGGGCCTTGAGTCGGGCGACCAGGATGTCCTTGACAGCATGAACAAAGGCATAGATCTCAACCGGGCGGCAATTGTCCTGGAAAACCTTCGGGCAGCAGGCATCGCCAGCTATGTCTATCTGCTCTTTGGCACCCCGACGGAGACCCTCCCGGCAGCGGAACGGACCCGGCAATTCATTGAGGAGCATCACCAGGCGATAGGCTACCTCAATCTGGCGATCTTCAACCTGCCGATAGGCAGCGAGGCCACGACAAGGCTTGCGATCACCGATTTTTACAGCGGCGATCTGTCCATCTACCGCAGTTTCACACACCCCTTGGGCTGGAACAGGGCGGAGGTGCGGCGCTATCTCGACGCGGTGTTCAAGAGGTCGCCGACGATTGCCGAAATTCTCCGCCGCGATCCGCCATTTTTCACCTCCAACCACGCGCCGTTTATGCAATTAGTGTCGAAGGACGAAGGACAATTCTGA
- a CDS encoding Tim44 domain-containing protein: MNTLWKRFAPVFLMLIAFSLVEGGLLTDYADARSKAGGKSFSSSPSKAPASAPSAAPAPKTGSSFSRGLMGGLLGGAIGGMLFGSMFGAGGSGMGILPILILGGIAYFLYRKFAANRQGGAVSAPTDYARQATNFFGGGAGSAVQPPPPPPPVIGGNLLEDGLEQIRQTDKGFDPAYFTEVASDVFFQVQAGWMRRDLDSYRHLLGDQLAQEYEVQFAEMRSKGHINKLESIAVRGVEIVQAGSDGREDFVTVQFTANLLDYTVDDKNGELISGSMTNPVKFQEEWTWARPTGTQNWKLEGIKVS, translated from the coding sequence ATGAACACGTTATGGAAAAGATTTGCACCGGTTTTTTTGATGCTTATCGCCTTCTCTCTTGTTGAAGGGGGGCTGTTGACCGATTACGCCGACGCCCGTTCCAAGGCGGGGGGGAAATCCTTCAGCTCAAGCCCGAGCAAGGCCCCGGCAAGCGCCCCCTCGGCGGCTCCGGCCCCAAAGACCGGCAGCTCCTTTAGCCGTGGCCTGATGGGCGGTCTTCTCGGCGGCGCCATCGGCGGCATGCTGTTCGGCTCGATGTTCGGGGCCGGCGGCTCCGGCATGGGGATTCTGCCCATTCTGATTCTTGGCGGCATTGCCTATTTCCTGTACCGCAAGTTTGCCGCTAACCGACAGGGAGGAGCTGTTTCGGCACCCACTGATTATGCCCGGCAGGCGACGAATTTTTTTGGCGGTGGGGCAGGTTCGGCCGTCCAGCCGCCACCGCCACCACCGCCGGTGATCGGCGGCAATCTCCTGGAAGATGGGCTGGAGCAGATTCGTCAAACCGATAAGGGTTTTGATCCCGCCTATTTCACCGAAGTTGCCTCCGATGTCTTCTTCCAGGTGCAGGCCGGGTGGATGCGCCGTGATCTCGATTCCTACCGCCATCTTCTGGGCGATCAATTGGCACAGGAATACGAGGTGCAGTTTGCCGAGATGCGCAGCAAGGGCCATATCAATAAGCTGGAGTCCATCGCCGTTCGCGGGGTAGAGATTGTTCAGGCCGGCAGCGACGGCCGCGAAGACTTCGTCACCGTCCAGTTCACCGCCAATCTTCTCGACTATACGGTCGATGACAAGAATGGCGAGCTTATCTCTGGCAGCATGACCAATCCGGTAAAATTCCAAGAGGAATGGACCTGGGCGAGACCGACCGGTACCCAGAACTGGAAGCTCGAAGGCATTAAAGTAAGCTAA
- the pdxH gene encoding pyridoxamine 5'-phosphate oxidase, producing the protein MDLSQFRREYLKAGLSRKELNADPVLQFSTWFEQARETEIADPTAMVLATVGSGGRPSQRTVLLKYFDEKGFVFFTNFESRKAVEIAGNAQVSLLFVWLELERQVMINGTARKISVAESAKYFMSRPKESQMAAWVSSQSHPLTSKQILMQKFQEMKAKIGEGKVPLPSFWGGYRVEPVEIEFWQGGKNRLHDRFLYTKAEAPGAWNISRLAP; encoded by the coding sequence GTGGATTTAAGTCAATTTCGCCGGGAGTATTTGAAGGCCGGGCTGTCACGGAAAGAGCTCAATGCCGATCCGGTACTGCAGTTTTCAACCTGGTTCGAACAGGCCAGGGAAACGGAGATAGCCGACCCGACGGCGATGGTTCTGGCAACTGTCGGCAGTGGCGGCAGGCCGAGCCAGCGCACCGTCCTCCTCAAGTACTTTGATGAAAAGGGTTTCGTCTTCTTTACCAACTTCGAGAGCCGCAAGGCCGTGGAAATAGCCGGGAATGCCCAGGTCAGCCTCCTCTTCGTCTGGCTTGAGCTGGAGCGGCAGGTGATGATCAACGGGACGGCAAGAAAGATCTCCGTGGCCGAATCGGCCAAGTATTTCATGAGCCGGCCGAAGGAAAGCCAGATGGCCGCATGGGTGTCGAGCCAGAGTCATCCTCTGACCTCCAAGCAGATTCTCATGCAAAAATTTCAGGAGATGAAGGCGAAGATCGGCGAGGGCAAGGTGCCGCTGCCGTCGTTTTGGGGTGGCTATCGGGTCGAACCGGTGGAAATCGAGTTTTGGCAGGGGGGCAAGAATCGCCTGCACGACCGTTTTCTCTATACCAAGGCCGAAGCCCCCGGCGCGTGGAATATCAGTCGTCTCGCTCCCTGA
- a CDS encoding RtcB family protein, with amino-acid sequence MITTITTEKKPIKLWLPALDPDTLEQAKNLANLPFTFHHVAIMADAHVGYGMPIGGVAATESVIIPNAVGVDIGCGVCALQTSLPALETSRLKKVLQAIRQSIPLGFAHHKRPQPGGKMPDFCRGRTTGDLPVVAREYDSGVLQLGTLGGGNHFIELQAGDDGRLWVMIHSGSRNIGYQVAKHYNQLAAAHNQKHGGLIPGKWQLDCLPLDSEQGQRYLAEMGYCVAFAAANRRAMMDRLREILGEMEPAVTFATAIDVAHNYAARETHFGREVFVHRKGATRAGIGELGIIPGSQGSTSYLVRGLGNPESFSSCSHGAGRKLGRKQAQRELDLHTEVKNLERLGILHSLRHKRDLEEAAGAYKDITQVIGNQRDLVEVVTTLRPLAVVKG; translated from the coding sequence ATGATCACGACAATTACCACCGAGAAAAAGCCGATCAAGCTGTGGCTGCCGGCGCTTGACCCCGACACCCTGGAGCAGGCGAAAAACCTCGCCAACCTGCCCTTTACCTTCCATCACGTGGCAATCATGGCCGACGCCCATGTCGGCTATGGCATGCCCATCGGCGGGGTTGCCGCCACCGAAAGTGTTATTATCCCCAACGCCGTTGGCGTCGATATCGGCTGCGGCGTCTGTGCCCTGCAGACCTCCCTGCCCGCCCTGGAAACATCCAGGTTGAAGAAGGTTCTGCAGGCGATACGGCAATCCATTCCGCTGGGCTTTGCCCATCACAAAAGGCCGCAGCCCGGCGGCAAGATGCCGGATTTCTGCAGGGGCAGGACCACTGGGGACCTGCCGGTGGTCGCCCGGGAATACGACAGCGGCGTGCTGCAGCTCGGCACCCTGGGCGGCGGCAACCACTTCATCGAACTGCAGGCAGGCGATGATGGCCGGCTGTGGGTGATGATCCACTCCGGCAGCCGCAATATCGGCTACCAGGTGGCCAAGCACTACAACCAGCTGGCCGCGGCACATAACCAGAAGCACGGAGGGCTCATCCCCGGCAAATGGCAGCTCGATTGCCTGCCGCTTGATTCGGAACAGGGCCAGAGGTATCTGGCGGAGATGGGGTACTGTGTGGCCTTCGCCGCGGCCAACCGGCGGGCGATGATGGACCGGCTGCGGGAGATCTTAGGGGAGATGGAACCGGCGGTGACCTTTGCGACGGCAATCGACGTGGCCCACAACTACGCTGCCCGGGAGACTCATTTCGGCCGCGAGGTCTTCGTCCACCGCAAGGGGGCGACCAGAGCAGGAATTGGCGAGCTTGGCATCATCCCCGGCTCGCAGGGCAGCACCAGCTATCTGGTGCGCGGCCTCGGCAACCCGGAGAGTTTTTCTTCCTGCTCACACGGCGCTGGGAGAAAACTCGGCAGAAAGCAGGCCCAGCGGGAGCTTGACCTGCACACCGAGGTGAAAAACCTCGAACGCCTGGGCATCCTCCACTCCCTCCGTCATAAAAGGGATCTGGAGGAAGCAGCCGGGGCCTATAAGGATATCACCCAGGTTATTGGTAACCAACGCGATCTGGTTGAGGTGGTCACCACCCTGCGGCCGCTGGCGGTGGTCAAAGGGTGA
- a CDS encoding sigma 54-interacting transcriptional regulator produces MTNQKTRVQGLYDSILFKDVETAEVERIIALGTMQTVEQGQFVYRQWDNHGHFHLIADGTLELTMNVVGGGRHIISHIGPGGHFGETSLLTGSPNSLNARALTRLSLLSFDAETFNSVLLANPVIHKLLSIALAKRLRVSFQDHADSLTKLSASPPGLSRNLDSGFISEVQSLAETGKRPESDREIRFAESTIARQINKAVRRFSDNLEPVLLSGESGTGRRMIASEIHRASANKNGPYVEIDVRNIDPVQLEVELFGYERDTSTAFSQIAETGVLDRMQGGTVVLYKAEYMEPDCQRQLARKLKRAAAARMAEGGDPSVRARVILICSDEAQLKDGHNRLLPELFIHFAKQHFRAAPLREHRRDIPRLLQYYLKRYSLQYGKTISDVDDQTLGRFMNYDWPGNLTEMASVLQRAVLVGKNNEPLSNQIILGVPKSEGKWEFNLLRLQGVRAFVASRIFPVLPRILVGAFFILVMIALFFGPTTAEHNIGNTLSWVVGWPLLLFSFFFLARTWCSICGLSVPGWLAQLVLKPERPTPQFIRRYSGWLMSFFCILLFWIETAWNAYQSPRITAWIVFSITCCALFFSMFFKRRVWCRYLCPLGAINAIFSMPALLELRANTHMCMNRCLDHVCFNGDGKEAGCPMFRHPFLVDNNRDCILCGQCVKNCKLNSVHLNLRLAPQELWSLQSPRLEDSFLVVSLAAIFFPFAINQKDPTAIPGWTALVHAIGLPDSQPLATAILFCICILACLTGYALYSLLTARLTGTTIKETSATLGYGMIPLVLGAFMSVHLEILVSGLWLLPANIMEMAGMEVTYNAQRAMSHDTTFVLQFITIFGGLAAALYATNRIVKRLMNGRRYSPRMILPATMLLCLSAIAYLALL; encoded by the coding sequence ATGACCAACCAGAAAACACGCGTTCAGGGCCTGTACGATTCCATCCTTTTCAAGGATGTCGAAACTGCCGAGGTGGAACGGATTATCGCCCTCGGTACAATGCAAACCGTCGAACAAGGTCAATTCGTTTACCGGCAGTGGGACAACCATGGGCATTTCCACCTCATCGCCGATGGCACCTTGGAACTGACGATGAACGTCGTCGGCGGCGGCCGGCATATTATCAGCCACATCGGGCCGGGCGGCCATTTCGGCGAGACCTCGCTGCTTACCGGCAGCCCCAACAGCCTTAACGCCCGTGCCCTGACTCGCCTCAGCCTCCTGAGTTTTGATGCCGAAACCTTCAACTCGGTGCTACTGGCCAACCCGGTCATCCACAAGCTGCTGAGCATCGCCCTTGCCAAGCGGCTGCGGGTTTCCTTCCAGGATCACGCCGATTCCCTGACCAAACTGAGCGCCAGCCCCCCCGGCCTCAGCCGAAACCTCGACTCCGGATTCATCTCGGAAGTGCAGTCCCTGGCGGAGACCGGCAAGCGTCCCGAGTCCGACCGGGAAATCCGCTTTGCCGAATCAACCATCGCCCGGCAGATCAACAAGGCCGTCCGGCGCTTCAGCGACAACCTGGAACCGGTGCTCCTGTCCGGCGAGTCCGGTACCGGGCGGCGGATGATCGCCTCGGAGATCCACCGGGCCAGCGCCAATAAAAACGGCCCCTATGTCGAAATCGACGTTCGCAATATCGATCCGGTACAGCTGGAGGTCGAGCTGTTCGGCTACGAACGGGACACTTCGACAGCATTTTCGCAGATTGCCGAGACCGGTGTCCTTGACCGGATGCAGGGCGGCACGGTCGTCCTTTATAAGGCCGAATATATGGAGCCGGACTGCCAGCGCCAGCTTGCCAGGAAGTTGAAACGGGCCGCCGCCGCTAGGATGGCCGAAGGCGGCGATCCCTCGGTGCGGGCCAGAGTCATCCTAATCTGCAGCGACGAAGCGCAGCTGAAGGATGGCCATAACCGGCTGCTGCCTGAGCTCTTTATCCACTTTGCCAAGCAACATTTCCGGGCGGCACCTCTCAGGGAACACCGGCGGGATATTCCCCGCCTCCTGCAATATTACCTGAAGCGCTACAGCCTGCAATACGGCAAGACCATTTCCGATGTCGACGACCAGACCCTCGGCCGGTTCATGAATTATGACTGGCCGGGCAATCTGACCGAGATGGCCAGCGTCCTGCAACGGGCTGTGCTCGTTGGCAAAAACAACGAGCCGCTCAGCAACCAGATCATCCTCGGGGTGCCGAAATCGGAAGGCAAGTGGGAGTTCAACCTGCTGCGCCTGCAGGGAGTCCGGGCCTTTGTTGCCAGCCGGATCTTCCCGGTACTGCCGAGGATCCTGGTCGGCGCCTTTTTTATCCTGGTCATGATCGCCCTGTTCTTCGGGCCGACGACCGCCGAACATAATATCGGCAACACCCTCAGCTGGGTGGTCGGCTGGCCGCTGCTGCTGTTCTCGTTCTTTTTTCTCGCCCGGACCTGGTGCAGCATCTGCGGCCTGTCGGTGCCCGGCTGGCTCGCCCAATTGGTCCTCAAACCTGAGCGGCCGACGCCACAATTCATCAGGCGCTATTCCGGCTGGCTCATGTCGTTTTTCTGCATCCTCCTGTTTTGGATCGAGACCGCCTGGAATGCCTATCAGTCGCCGCGGATCACCGCTTGGATCGTCTTCTCCATCACCTGCTGCGCATTGTTTTTCAGCATGTTTTTCAAGCGCCGGGTGTGGTGTCGATATCTTTGCCCGCTGGGGGCGATCAACGCCATTTTTTCCATGCCGGCGCTTCTCGAACTGCGCGCCAATACCCATATGTGCATGAACCGCTGCCTCGACCATGTCTGCTTCAACGGCGACGGCAAGGAGGCCGGTTGTCCGATGTTTCGTCATCCCTTTCTGGTGGACAACAACCGCGACTGCATCCTCTGCGGCCAATGCGTCAAGAACTGCAAACTCAACTCGGTGCACCTCAATCTGCGCCTGGCGCCCCAGGAACTGTGGAGCCTCCAGTCGCCGCGCCTGGAAGACAGCTTTTTGGTGGTCAGCCTCGCAGCGATATTTTTTCCGTTTGCCATCAACCAGAAGGACCCCACCGCAATCCCGGGCTGGACGGCACTGGTCCACGCCATCGGCCTGCCCGACAGCCAGCCGCTGGCGACGGCGATACTCTTTTGTATCTGTATCCTCGCCTGTCTGACCGGCTATGCCCTGTATTCCCTGCTCACCGCCCGGCTTACCGGCACAACCATCAAGGAAACGTCGGCGACCCTCGGGTACGGCATGATTCCCCTGGTACTCGGTGCATTCATGTCGGTCCATCTGGAGATCCTGGTGAGCGGTCTGTGGCTGCTGCCGGCCAATATCATGGAAATGGCCGGTATGGAGGTGACCTACAACGCCCAACGGGCCATGAGCCATGACACCACCTTTGTCCTGCAATTCATCACCATTTTCGGTGGGCTGGCGGCGGCACTTTATGCCACCAACCGCATCGTTAAACGGCTGATGAACGGCCGTCGCTACTCGCCCAGGATGATACTGCCCGCAACGATGCTGCTCTGTCTTTCCGCCATCGCCTATCTCGCCCTACTGTGA
- a CDS encoding aminotransferase class V-fold PLP-dependent enzyme: MSLIASQRHLFDIPEDIAYFNSAYNSPQLNESRDRLILGVRGKGHPWQRTVASFFEDAETIRRLSASLFGGDAAGYAMVPAASYGLSTAARAIEPHLRAGEAILVVAEEFPSNVLPWQRTAAETGATVQTVPTPQQGGWTQAILDRMVKGIRVVAVSPCHWTNGAFIDLSAIGRACREIGAILVVDATQSLGAMPLSMDEVRPDFLVAAGYKWLLGPYSFGILYVDEKWRNARPLEECWLARDNAEDFTALVNYSSTYMAGARRFDMGEKCNPALLPGAIAALEQIGTWGVGNIAQSLAAINARIAGHLVELGFILPEESERCPHMFGAQLPPGYSGNLVGELKQRNIFISQRGSALRFAPHLHITEHDEQRLYQALAEIIG, from the coding sequence ATGTCTCTTATCGCCTCACAACGTCATCTCTTTGATATCCCCGAGGATATCGCCTATTTCAACAGCGCCTATAACTCGCCGCAACTGAACGAATCCAGGGACCGGCTGATTCTTGGCGTTCGCGGCAAGGGCCATCCCTGGCAACGGACGGTCGCCAGCTTTTTCGAAGATGCCGAGACCATCCGCCGCCTGTCGGCAAGTCTCTTCGGCGGCGATGCCGCAGGCTATGCGATGGTGCCGGCGGCAAGCTATGGCCTCAGCACCGCGGCGCGGGCCATTGAGCCGCATCTCCGGGCGGGTGAGGCGATTCTGGTGGTCGCCGAGGAATTTCCCAGCAACGTCCTGCCCTGGCAAAGGACCGCCGCCGAGACCGGGGCGACGGTTCAGACCGTTCCGACACCCCAACAGGGCGGCTGGACCCAGGCGATCCTCGACCGGATGGTGAAAGGGATACGGGTCGTGGCGGTATCCCCCTGCCACTGGACCAACGGCGCCTTCATTGACCTTTCGGCTATTGGCAGGGCCTGCCGCGAGATAGGGGCAATTTTGGTGGTCGATGCCACCCAGAGTCTCGGGGCGATGCCGCTATCGATGGACGAGGTACGGCCCGACTTCCTGGTGGCAGCGGGCTACAAATGGCTGCTTGGCCCTTACAGTTTCGGCATCCTCTATGTTGACGAAAAGTGGCGGAATGCCCGGCCCCTGGAAGAGTGCTGGCTGGCCCGGGATAATGCCGAGGATTTCACCGCCCTGGTGAACTATTCATCAACCTATATGGCGGGGGCACGCCGCTTTGATATGGGAGAAAAGTGCAACCCGGCCCTGCTGCCGGGGGCCATTGCCGCCCTGGAGCAGATCGGGACATGGGGCGTCGGCAATATTGCCCAGTCCCTTGCCGCAATCAACGCCCGCATTGCCGGGCACCTCGTCGAACTGGGCTTTATCCTGCCGGAGGAATCGGAGCGGTGCCCGCATATGTTCGGCGCCCAGCTTCCCCCTGGCTATAGCGGCAATCTGGTGGGCGAATTGAAACAACGCAATATCTTTATCAGCCAGAGGGGCAGTGCCCTGCGCTTTGCCCCGCATCTCCATATCACCGAGCACGACGAGCAGCGCCTGTACCAGGCCTTGGCTGAGATTATAGGGTGA
- a CDS encoding PLP-dependent aminotransferase family protein, whose protein sequence is MEKTPLYREVANRITTLVAGGTFKIGDRLPSIREMSRQAQVSINTVKVAYSYLEDRCLIEARPQSGYYICPRPLELPREPTITPEGIEPQEINSGTLVARLLQDMVDSRKVQFGAAIPDPQLIPAQKLGRILSVACRNHPGESAGYATSPGHKRLRNQIARWMLKAGCTLNPDELIITNGAAEAVFLALQVLCKPGDTVAIGSPIYFNFVQMLQLLGLRVIEIPNSPTEGLHLESLRQALRTNTIACCMVISNFDNPLGSSLSDDKKRQLAMMLAEARVPLIEDDINGDLSFNDERPSVAKAWDRDGNILLCSSFSKTLAPGYRVGWIAPGRYLEAIHRLKLVINIACVSPTQLAIADFLADGGYAHHLRRIRKAYATKLARMADAIGRYFPAGTRVTRPAGGFVLWLELPGEVDTVALYSRAEAEKIVIAPGRIFSTRDKYRNCLRLNGAFWSEENRWAVESLGRIAGDLCRESS, encoded by the coding sequence ATGGAAAAAACACCCCTCTACCGCGAAGTTGCCAACAGGATAACCACCCTCGTCGCCGGTGGAACCTTTAAAATCGGTGACCGCCTGCCGTCGATCCGCGAGATGAGCAGGCAGGCCCAGGTCAGTATCAACACGGTCAAGGTGGCCTACAGCTACCTGGAAGACCGGTGCCTGATCGAGGCCCGGCCACAATCGGGCTACTATATTTGCCCAAGGCCCCTGGAGCTGCCCAGGGAACCGACCATCACCCCCGAAGGCATCGAGCCCCAGGAGATCAACTCCGGCACCCTGGTGGCGCGGCTGCTGCAGGATATGGTCGACAGCCGGAAGGTGCAATTCGGCGCGGCGATACCCGATCCGCAGCTCATTCCGGCGCAGAAGCTCGGGCGGATTTTGTCGGTGGCCTGCCGCAATCATCCGGGGGAAAGCGCCGGGTACGCCACCTCACCCGGCCACAAACGGTTGCGCAACCAGATCGCGCGCTGGATGCTCAAGGCGGGTTGCACCCTCAATCCCGACGAGCTGATTATCACCAACGGCGCGGCCGAGGCGGTTTTTTTAGCCCTGCAGGTTCTGTGCAAACCGGGCGATACCGTGGCCATCGGTTCGCCGATCTATTTCAATTTTGTCCAGATGCTCCAGCTCCTGGGTCTCCGGGTCATTGAGATCCCCAACTCGCCCACCGAGGGCCTGCATCTCGAATCCCTGCGCCAGGCCCTGCGCACCAATACCATTGCCTGCTGCATGGTCATCTCCAATTTCGACAACCCCTTGGGAAGCAGCCTGAGCGACGACAAAAAACGGCAGCTGGCGATGATGCTGGCCGAGGCGAGGGTGCCACTGATCGAAGACGATATCAACGGCGATCTCTCTTTCAACGATGAGCGGCCAAGCGTCGCCAAGGCCTGGGACCGGGACGGCAATATCCTCCTCTGCTCATCCTTTTCCAAGACCCTGGCCCCCGGCTACCGGGTTGGCTGGATTGCCCCGGGCAGGTATCTGGAGGCGATCCATCGGCTGAAACTTGTTATCAATATCGCCTGTGTCAGCCCTACCCAACTGGCCATCGCCGACTTTCTGGCCGATGGCGGCTATGCCCACCATCTGCGCCGCATCCGCAAGGCCTATGCCACCAAGCTGGCGCGGATGGCCGACGCCATCGGCAGGTATTTCCCCGCCGGCACCAGAGTCACCAGGCCGGCCGGGGGCTTTGTGCTGTGGCTCGAACTGCCGGGGGAGGTCGATACCGTCGCCCTCTACAGCCGGGCCGAGGCCGAAAAGATCGTTATCGCCCCTGGCCGGATCTTTTCGACAAGGGATAAATACCGCAACTGCCTGCGCCTCAATGGCGCCTTCTGGTCGGAGGAAAACCGCTGGGCGGTCGAGTCGCTGGGGCGGATTGCCGGAGATCTCTGCCGGGAATCGTCCTGA